Part of the Benincasa hispida cultivar B227 chromosome 12, ASM972705v1, whole genome shotgun sequence genome is shown below.
caaatctAGTAGTTACACGTGAATTGAATATTATTTACACCATAtatgattatgatttattattattttttctcaaaaaaaaaaaaaaaaaaaaaaaagacccaaTTGAATGCACCTTTGAGAATGTTGAAAGGTTAGATTAAAATAATCCCAACCTCTAGTatcatgagagagaagaaagagttgAGACAAAACGGAGAAAGGAATCAAAGGATATATAAAGAACTTAACATTCTTCAACCGACAAATCTTTCTTTCAcatgcaatcaaatatttgcGTTATGGGCCCATTAATTGAGACCTCCATTTGAACTAGCAAGCCTTCATGAGTCCACATTTTCCCCTAATCCCTGTTTTTTCTACCCTAAAATCAAACATGATAGGCATGTTAGATCCTAAACTCGTCTATGATAATATATTCTCTTTCGAGCAATAGTTTAAGATAACGACTCTCTCTAAACTCGTACAGTTTTATGATATCATATCGTCTACAAGTTTTAGGTCTAAGCTCATATACgtaattcatttgaaaattttcataccAATCGAGATTTTGgtcttatttatatactataaatcTTCCTTGCTTTAATAAATGTAGttgaaataatttaaacttTTGTTTACTGTATATGTTTCGAAAGTCTTACCATGTTGGCTAGATAAAGGAGAACTCTATGAAATATAAGTGAAAACAATTATTTCTATTAGTATGAAGTGTTTTGAATGAAATCCAAAGCAAAGTTTCGAGGCGGTCCCGAAGCAGACATTACCAAAAGGGAAAGGGTTTAAAAGGGTCCAAAAATCAGACATTGAGCTCAAAAACCATTGAGAAATGTGATTTGGAAGGAAAAGTGATTTAAGGAATTATGAAGTTAGCTAAATAAAGAAGAGAAGAGGATGGAATTTGAGTGGTTGAGTTCAATTTAGAAATGGTTTAGATTGGAAAGAAGTGAAGAATAAGATAAGATAGGGAGAAATGGGAGAGGAAATGGAGACAAAATCTAAAACAGTGTTTCCAAGAATAAAAACACTTGAATAAGTGAACAACCCATGTGAGTGAcaggataaaaaataaaaaattaaccaCTTTCATGGCCATGGGAAGCATTTTCTGCCACATCACATTGTTCCATCTTCTACCAAACACGAGTCTTTGTATTTTAATGTCCTTTGCTTTACTTTGGGATCTATAGCTCCCAACAAAAGCCTGAGTGCATGTACTCCCATAGTCATACCCAATACGGACCCCACAAATTATTTGGAACGAATGTGGTAATATATGAGtcctaattttcatttttgatcATCACCCCACGTTGTTTCAGGTATTTAGAGAATTTAAGAGATTTGATTACGTCGATGAAATTATGGTTGAATGGACATTTCTCGAGATAGAAATGGTTGGAATAAGAATGAAAAATCTTGATTTTGTGAATCCAATTTCCCAAATTGGATCAAAAAAGACAACTCTCACAtgcttaatatttttttttcacttgtTAACTTAAGCTTCTTGCTTTTAGTTTTACCCCTTTTTCCCATGTGGTCAATTGTACAACCCACAAGGCCACAATACAATTCATTAACTCTGCAACTGCTGTTATAAGGACAATTTGGAGAAGTTAAGATTCATTTAATTACTAAGAAGCCTCTTGTTCAATTTATCTTCCATGGAGTTTTTCCTCTCATTGTTTCTTTCCCCTCAAGCATACACCAAATCCATGTCATCCCATAGTAAAAAAGGAAGTTGAAGAAGGCAAAGAGACAATGAAATTGtaatataatataaggttgtttGGCAGAAGGGGGAAAACAGactatttttcttcttattaagGAGCTGTTCTTCAAGAGAGATCTATAAATGGTTTATTAATTGCTTGTTTCTTTTATGTTTGAGATTActtgagagagaaaatgggaaagaCGAGCAAATGGCTGAGGAACTTTCTGACAGGAAAGAAAGacaaagagaaggaaaaatgcCCAAGTAATCAGATTTTTTCGACTACTTCCGAGTATCCGGCCACCCCGATATCAATCCGACACAATCCTAAGGAGAAAAAACGATGGAGTTTCCGAAGACCGTCGGCTGCAGCGGCGGTGTTGGTGTCGTCAAGAGACTCATTCCCATTCCCTCTTGAGATGGTTAGCACATCAATGCCTGTGGCACAGGCTGCAATGGATGTAGATTATGAGGAGAATAAGAAGCAAGACTTGGCCATGGTGGTGGCAAAAGCTGAGGTTGCTGATGCTGCTGTGGCTGCTGCACAGGCTGCAGCTACTGCAATTCGGCTAACTGAAGTTGCCTATGTGAAAGCTACTGAATTTGAGGAGGCTGCTGCCATCAAGATTCAATCAGTCTTCCGGTCTTATTTGGtaaattttccttattttgttttggatatGCAAATTGTGTTACCATTTTACCATTCTCTTTGATGATCATGTTGTAGGCAAGAAAAGCACTCCGGGCATTGAGAGGATTGGTGAAGTTGCAAGCACTGGCTAGGGGTCATCTCGTTAGAAAACAGGCTAAAGCTACTCTCCGGTGTATGCAAGCATTGATCATAGTGCAGGCTCGAGCTCGTGCACAAAGGATCAGGATGATTGAAGTGACAAATAATCTTTCATATCAACGACAACCGTTTCTCGTTGAATCATTTAATgaagatcattttggttatgcCAATCATGTAACAATCATTTTCTTCTGCCTAAACTTTCCCTATTTTGGATCTTTTCATTTGAAACCTGCAAAGCTTAACTGTGAAGTTGCTTGAAACATCAGTAAAGTAGGAACTTCAACAGATCAATTTCCAATGTTGTGATTGTAGGTTGCTGAGGAAAATATTAAGATTGTGGAGATGGATCATGGAGAATACAAACGAGGCTCTAAGAACAGGACAAACTATGAACATGTCTTTGCCACacatcattcacaccatgtctCACAACCACCATCTGCTCTAACCGACATCGACGCACGAGGTTGCAGCCGCCATTTCGAGGACTATTCCATCAGCACTGTACAAAGCAGCCCTCAAGATTACTTGGCCAAGTCTAAACCTGACCCCACAAAAAGTAGTCCTATTGGTTTTCCCACATCAGAATGTATGCAATCTCTGTCCTTTGAATATCCAATGTTCCCAAGTTACATGGCCAATACAGAATCTTCAAGAGCGAAAGCTCGGTCGCAGAGTGCGCCTAAGGCAAGGCCTGAATCATTCGAGAGGCAGTCAAGCAGAAGGAAGGCATCAACTGAAGCAAAGAACATCTTGAAGGCCGTGCAGATACAGCGATCGTCTTCTCTCCTAGGTTGCGCCGCTCAAGACTTGCAGTATCCATTGTTGATGAAGCTTGACAAATCAACAAGTTCGCTCAATAATAGTGAATGTGGTTCCACAAGTACACTGCTCACAAATACAAACTACAGATCTCTTGTTACATGTGAAGTAAGTTTTCAACTTCCTTTAAATCCAAACTAATGAAAGTTCATGATTATAATCAATTTCTGATGGGgatgttttgttttattgttttgtttccTCTGGTTATAGGGCAATGGAAACAGGTACTAAAGAAATTCTACAGCAACTAAATAGTATAAGTAAATGTTAGGAATCACTTTCTATGATCTTTTGTTAACTTATTTAGTGTTATTGTAAAGAAACTGCAGCAGTCTGAGTTATGTCCTTCACACTTTGTAGTTCAAATTATTTCATGTTTAGATTAATGTTTAAAGAAATGAGGAGCCTGCCATTATCAGTAATCACTCTATTATTGCAATGATTGCCAAGTTTAGAATCCAAGgacaaggggaaaaaaaaatattggtaaGAACTGTCTGCAATGTggaaaataacaattttttttagtctAAAATATTGTGCTTTGAATTCCACTTATGAAGTTGATCTAAAAGACTGCAAAGACTTTCCAAatgctattttgaaaatttgcttGCAAAATCACTTTGAACACGTtcataattttgaaaagaaacatgaacTTCCATTGTTTTCAGAATTGGGTCGTctacaaaaacaaagaaaagaacatTAGGAGAAAACAAATAAAGTCATCATACAAAGCACCTGGTAATAATTTTAGTAAATAGCAACAATCATGTTTGTTTTATTCTAGTTTCCTTTGATGAAGGAAACCTATTCTAGTTGTCACTTGTCAGAAGGTATTTCATACCATACCATTTTTGGCTTTCATTTTGCATTCaatgaatttaaataaagaaaccCTTAATAACAATAAGATTAAATTAGAAAGTTAGCCCCTAACCTTTCATATTTAAGTCGTAACCTTTCATATTTAAGTGAGTAGGTCAGTGAACTTAGTTATCATCTAATAGGTTTCTAAGTTCTGAAAAGGTCAAATACACCccttagtttttaattttgtgtttaataaatgttgggaatgtcctaaaactcgccgTTCATAAATGTTGacaacatattctatttatcaataaaagtattattgagtttttattgatattgcattcttttataaaaatccaataaacaaatccatggctataatatgaatacttttaactttatgtggagatataaaagtggatcaagttttagtatatagccaaaatgatctataagtatatggatgagattgggtaactcatcctggtgacactattggatgtggcccactttataTGCTGATACAGATGATGTGATTCCaaaatcatttatgtggagacatgcgagtggggacatcctaggCAATGAGCTTGCATAAGACCatacctcgaaatagtcactttttctttataacgatcgtttactgttaaaactggctatttcaaattcgatgacctagggtaactcgattttaatcctgatcagctaactatgaactcctgtttattcggaattatcctttgatctacataggtgagagtagtccaacagcactgctcaataagccccccactttagggataagaccaaatagatagctggagacatagtttTGTAAGATGGAATTTATTCCTATTCGACTTagggttaacagataggttgttctcttaagtactgattcctggtcttcAACAACGGGGTCCCGCCCTTGTCAAAGGAGTAGTGTCCTAAGAagcctcaagaagttgaggaaatgaaaagaattctatATTCATAAGCAGTTGGGAGtctgatgtacgctatgttgtgtacatgtcctgacatatgctttgtagttggaattgtcagcaggtTCCAGTCTAACCCTGGACATAGTCATTGGACtgttgttaagaacatccttaagtgtttctggagaatgagggactatatactcgtgtatgggcctaaggatttgatccttacatgatacacTGATTCTTattttcagactgatgtagATTTAAGGAATCTACTTTAGGATCAATTTTAACTCTCAACGAAGGAGCTATAGcgtggagaagcatcaaacagagttgtatcACTGActtcacaatggaagctgaatatgtagctgcatgcgaagcagctaaagaagcagttTGGCTATGCAAGTTCCTGacaaatttggaagtagttccaaatatgtatCTGTCCATCACTCTGTATTGCGACAACAGTGGAATAGTTGCCAATTCAAAGGAACCGAGAAGCCACAAACATGAAAAACACatcgaaagaaagtaccatctcattagggagatagTACACTAAGGAGacatgatagtcacgaagatagtctcagaagataaccttgttgatccatttatgaaaaCCCTCTCTGTTAAAGTGTTCAAAGGCCACCTGgtcggactaggactacgaacttcataatctagggcaagtgagagaataTCGAgggtatatagatgccctagtttattgtatttttctctctattttctcaacatgtaaacattatatattgatatatatttgtatCTCACTGGAGTGTTAGTCCAAgcgagagattgttgggaatgacctaaaactcgtagttcgtaaatCTTGacaacatattctatttaccaataaaagtattattgagtttttatggatattgcattctgttatTAATATCCAGTAAACAAATCCatgactataatatgaatactttaactttatgcgGAGACATCAAAGtgaatcaagttttagtatatagccaaaatggtctataagtatatggatgagatttggtacttcatcctggtgacactattggatgcaacccactttgtatattgatactaatgatgtgatcccaaaatcattcatatgggacatgcaagtggggtCATCCTaggcaatgagtttgcatagaaacagacctcgaaatagtcactttttctttataacgaccgtttactgttaaaactgactatttcaaattcgatgacctagggtaactcgatcttaatcctgatcaactaactatgaactcctgtttattcgggattatcctttgatctacataggtgagagtagtccaacaacactactcaataagtctcccactCTGGGAATAAGAccaatagatagctggggatatagttttgtaagatggaattcactcctactcgggTTAGGGTTAATAGATagattattctcttaagtactgattcctagTCTTCAACAacgggccccgccctctcatcaTCGAGAGgcacatggtttattagttggactataaaccgaattgttcaatagaggattagtgggagtttaaggagcaagatgtatttataggggtaaaatggtaattttgacctaactgtaaataagaacaacctgtgaatgattgacttactgattatggttaaagtagacagaaatatatctatagtgaggagagtgcaactatcgaccTATAGTGATGTGTCTTAGTAGTTACAAATAATGATTAATttgatctaaagagtttagccaattaatctcaaatcgttggagctcatgatctgtaggttcataagatctctctactaactcgtaaattatatcttggattagtgaCTTGAGCAGATTTgcaatgttcaaattcgaaattagggttttgaatttgaagtgtccaaattcaattagggttttgattaattgtatttgatacaattaaaacatttaattttgttgaaattaaacgaaattggagagttcaaaaatatttaaatagataaagtgaaatataatatttaatatttgatattaaattaaattaattaaattagt
Proteins encoded:
- the LOC120067833 gene encoding protein IQ-DOMAIN 14-like, whose product is MGKTSKWLRNFLTGKKDKEKEKCPSNQIFSTTSEYPATPISIRHNPKEKKRWSFRRPSAAAAVLVSSRDSFPFPLEMVSTSMPVAQAAMDVDYEENKKQDLAMVVAKAEVADAAVAAAQAAATAIRLTEVAYVKATEFEEAAAIKIQSVFRSYLARKALRALRGLVKLQALARGHLVRKQAKATLRCMQALIIVQARARAQRIRMIEVTNNLSYQRQPFLVESFNEDHFGYANHVAEENIKIVEMDHGEYKRGSKNRTNYEHVFATHHSHHVSQPPSALTDIDARGCSRHFEDYSISTVQSSPQDYLAKSKPDPTKSSPIGFPTSECMQSLSFEYPMFPSYMANTESSRAKARSQSAPKARPESFERQSSRRKASTEAKNILKAVQIQRSSSLLGCAAQDLQYPLLMKLDKSTSSLNNSECGSTSTLLTNTNYRSLVTCEGNGNRY